One Enterobacter cloacae subsp. cloacae ATCC 13047 genomic window carries:
- the cusF gene encoding cation efflux system protein CusF, producing the protein MRNSLKAVLFGAFSVMFSAGLHAETHQHGDMNAASDASVQQVIKGTGVVKDIDMNSKKITISHEAIPAVGWPAMTMRFTFVNADDAINALKTGNHVDFSFIQQGNISLLKSINVTQS; encoded by the coding sequence ATGCGTAATTCACTTAAAGCCGTTTTATTTGGTGCCTTCTCTGTCATGTTCTCTGCCGGTCTTCATGCTGAAACACATCAGCATGGCGATATGAATGCTGCCAGTGATGCTTCGGTACAGCAGGTTATCAAGGGCACCGGTGTCGTTAAAGACATTGATATGAATAGTAAAAAAATCACCATTTCGCACGAAGCAATCCCTGCGGTGGGCTGGCCTGCAATGACCATGCGCTTCACTTTTGTTAATGCAGACGACGCTATCAATGCCCTGAAAACCGGCAACCATGTCGATTTCTCGTTTATTCAGCAGGGCAATATCTCCTTACTCAAAAGCATTAACGTGACGCAATCCTGA
- the silC gene encoding Cu(+)/Ag(+) efflux RND transporter outer membrane channel SilC, with the protein MFKLKLLSISTIFILAGCVSLAPEYQRPPAPVPQQFSLSKNSLTPAVNSYQDTGWRNFFVDPQVSRLIGEALNNNRDLRMAALKVEEARAQFNVTDADRYPQLNASSGITYNGGLKGDKPTTQEYDAGLELSYELDFFGKLKNMSEADRQNYFASEEARRAVHILLVSNVSQSYFSQQLAYEQLRIARETLKNYEQSYAFVEQQLVTGSTNVLALEQARGQIESTRAEIAKREGDLAQANNALQLVLGTYRAVPSEKGIKGGEIAPVKLPPNLSSQILLQRPDIMEAEYQLKAADANIGAARAAFFPSITLTSGLSSSSTELSSLFTSGSGMWNFIPKIEIPIFNAGRNKANLKLAEIRQQQSVVNYEQKIQSAFKDVSDTLALRDSLSQQLESQQRYLDSLQITLQRARGLYASGAVSYIEVLDAERSLFATQQTILDLTYSRQVNEINLFTALGGGWVE; encoded by the coding sequence ATGTTCAAATTAAAATTACTCAGCATCAGTACCATATTCATCCTGGCTGGTTGTGTTTCTCTGGCACCTGAATATCAGCGTCCGCCAGCTCCGGTTCCCCAGCAGTTTTCATTGTCTAAAAACAGTCTGACGCCTGCGGTAAACAGCTATCAGGATACGGGCTGGCGAAACTTTTTTGTCGATCCCCAGGTCAGCAGGCTGATCGGTGAAGCCCTGAATAATAACCGTGATTTGAGAATGGCTGCCCTGAAGGTTGAAGAGGCCCGGGCCCAGTTCAACGTCACGGATGCAGATCGTTATCCCCAACTGAATGCCTCATCCGGGATCACATACAACGGTGGTCTGAAAGGTGACAAGCCGACCACACAGGAGTACGACGCGGGTCTGGAGCTCAGCTATGAGCTCGATTTTTTTGGCAAACTTAAGAACATGAGTGAGGCTGATCGCCAGAACTACTTTGCCAGCGAAGAAGCCCGTCGTGCCGTACACATCCTGCTGGTCTCCAACGTTTCACAGAGCTATTTCAGCCAGCAACTGGCGTACGAACAACTCCGTATTGCGCGGGAAACGCTGAAAAATTATGAACAGTCTTATGCATTCGTTGAGCAACAACTGGTGACCGGGAGTACGAACGTTCTGGCGCTTGAACAAGCCAGGGGGCAAATCGAAAGTACCCGCGCCGAAATAGCCAAACGAGAAGGCGATCTGGCTCAGGCAAACAATGCCCTGCAACTGGTGCTGGGAACGTACCGCGCAGTTCCGTCAGAAAAAGGGATTAAAGGTGGGGAGATCGCACCAGTAAAATTGCCACCAAATCTGTCGTCACAAATATTGCTGCAGCGTCCGGATATTATGGAAGCGGAATACCAGTTGAAAGCGGCTGATGCCAATATTGGCGCAGCGCGAGCGGCTTTTTTCCCGTCCATTACCCTGACCAGTGGTCTCTCCTCAAGCAGTACGGAGCTGTCCAGCCTCTTTACGTCAGGAAGTGGAATGTGGAATTTTATTCCTAAAATTGAAATTCCTATATTTAATGCTGGCAGGAACAAAGCCAATCTGAAGCTGGCTGAAATTCGCCAGCAACAGTCCGTGGTTAATTACGAACAAAAAATTCAGTCAGCCTTTAAGGATGTTTCCGACACGCTTGCGCTGCGCGACAGCCTTAGCCAGCAACTTGAGTCACAGCAGCGTTATCTTGATTCACTTCAGATAACTCTACAGCGTGCCAGAGGATTGTATGCAAGTGGTGCTGTCAGTTACATCGAAGTGCTGGATGCAGAACGTTCCCTCTTCGCGACGCAGCAAACCATTCTCGATCTTACCTATTCCCGACAGGTTAACGAAATTAATCTGTTTACCGCGCTGGGTGGCGGTTGGGTAGAGTAA
- the silR gene encoding copper/silver response regulator transcription factor SilR, with the protein MKILIVEDEIKTGEYLSKGLTEAGFVVDHADNGLTGYHLAMTAEYDLVILDIMLPDVNGWDIIRMLRTAGKGMPVLLLTALGTIEHRVKGLELGADDYLVKPFAFAELLARVRTLLRRGNTMITESQFKVADLSIDLVSRKVSRAGNRIVLTSKEFSLLEFFIRHQGEVLPRSLIASQVWDMNFDSDTNAIDVAVKRLRAKIDNDYETKLIQTVRGVGYMLEVPDA; encoded by the coding sequence ATGAAAATATTGATCGTCGAAGACGAAATTAAAACAGGTGAATATCTCAGCAAAGGGCTTACAGAGGCAGGGTTCGTAGTGGATCACGCTGATAATGGTCTTACCGGATATCATCTCGCCATGACAGCCGAGTATGATTTAGTCATTCTGGATATCATGCTACCTGATGTGAACGGCTGGGATATCATCCGCATGCTGCGCACTGCCGGAAAGGGTATGCCGGTCTTACTGCTGACAGCCCTCGGCACGATCGAACATAGGGTCAAAGGACTGGAACTGGGTGCGGACGATTATCTGGTTAAACCCTTTGCGTTTGCCGAACTGCTCGCCCGGGTGAGAACCCTTCTGAGGCGGGGAAACACGATGATCACGGAAAGCCAGTTTAAGGTGGCTGACCTCTCGATTGATCTCGTATCCAGAAAAGTCAGTCGCGCCGGAAACCGCATTGTGCTCACCAGTAAAGAGTTCAGCCTGCTGGAATTCTTCATTCGCCATCAGGGAGAGGTTCTTCCCCGCTCCCTGATTGCCTCTCAGGTCTGGGACATGAATTTTGACAGCGACACTAATGCGATCGATGTCGCAGTAAAGCGACTCCGCGCTAAAATAGACAACGATTACGAGACAAAGCTGATCCAGACAGTCCGGGGCGTGGGCTACATGCTGGAGGTCCCGGATGCATAG
- the silS gene encoding copper/silver sensor histidine kinase SilS yields the protein MHSKPSRRPFSLALRLTFFISLSTILAFIAFTWFMLHSVENHFAEQDVSDLQQISTTLNRILQSPVDPDDKKISKIKESIASYRNVALLLLNPRGEVLFSSAQGAALRPAVNSADFSEHSRARDVFLWTVEDPAGPMDTGSEMKMETYRIIASSGQAIFQGKQQNYVMLTGLSINFHLHYLDALKKNLIAIAVVISLLIVLIIRIAVRQGHLPLRNVSNAIKNITSENLDARLEPTRVPIELEQLVISFNHMIGKIEDVFTRQANFSADIAHEIRTPITNLVTQTEIALSQDRTQRELEDVLYSSLEEYNRMTKMVSDMLFLAQADNNQLIPDRVMFDLRAEVMKVFEFFEAWAEERNITLKFNGMPCLVEGDPQMFRRAINNLLSNALRYTPEGQAITVSIREQESFFDLVIENPGKPIPEEHLSRLFDRFYRVDPSRQRKGEGSGIGLAIVKSIVEAHHGRVQVESDVRSTRFILSVPRLEKMIPETQY from the coding sequence ATGCATAGCAAACCTTCCAGACGCCCTTTCTCACTCGCTCTGCGGCTGACCTTTTTTATCAGCCTGTCCACGATACTGGCTTTTATCGCCTTCACCTGGTTTATGCTGCATTCTGTTGAAAATCATTTTGCCGAGCAGGATGTCAGCGATCTTCAACAAATCAGCACCACACTGAACCGTATACTGCAGTCCCCGGTGGATCCGGATGATAAAAAAATAAGCAAAATAAAGGAATCAATTGCCAGCTACCGCAACGTTGCCCTTTTGCTCCTCAATCCCAGGGGTGAAGTGCTCTTTAGCTCAGCTCAGGGGGCGGCACTACGCCCGGCAGTGAATTCAGCAGATTTTAGCGAGCACAGCCGCGCACGGGATGTCTTTCTCTGGACGGTGGAGGATCCTGCGGGACCGATGGATACCGGGTCCGAAATGAAGATGGAAACATACAGGATTATCGCCTCCTCTGGTCAGGCGATATTTCAGGGCAAACAGCAGAACTATGTCATGCTGACTGGCCTATCCATTAATTTCCATCTCCATTACCTCGATGCGCTGAAAAAGAACCTGATTGCGATTGCCGTCGTGATAAGCCTGTTGATTGTTCTGATCATTCGAATCGCTGTCCGTCAGGGGCACCTGCCCCTTCGTAATGTCAGCAATGCCATTAAAAACATCACCTCCGAGAATCTTGATGCGCGACTGGAACCGACACGCGTTCCCATTGAGCTGGAGCAACTGGTTATCTCGTTCAATCATATGATTGGAAAGATTGAGGATGTCTTTACCCGCCAGGCCAATTTCTCTGCCGATATCGCGCATGAGATCAGAACGCCCATCACCAATCTGGTGACGCAGACTGAAATCGCACTGAGTCAGGATCGAACACAGAGGGAACTTGAGGATGTCCTCTATTCCAGTCTTGAAGAGTATAACCGGATGACCAAAATGGTCAGCGATATGCTGTTCCTGGCACAGGCAGATAATAATCAGCTGATACCTGACAGGGTCATGTTTGACCTCAGAGCGGAAGTCATGAAAGTCTTCGAGTTTTTCGAAGCCTGGGCCGAAGAACGCAATATCACGCTCAAATTTAACGGGATGCCCTGCCTGGTTGAGGGAGATCCACAAATGTTCAGAAGGGCGATCAATAATCTGTTATCCAATGCCCTGCGTTATACCCCGGAGGGACAGGCAATCACCGTCTCAATAAGAGAGCAGGAGAGCTTTTTTGACCTTGTGATTGAAAATCCGGGGAAACCAATCCCTGAAGAGCATTTATCAAGGCTGTTTGACCGTTTTTATCGGGTAGATCCGTCCAGACAACGAAAAGGAGAAGGCAGCGGCATCGGCCTTGCGATTGTGAAGTCCATCGTGGAAGCACATCACGGAAGAGTGCAGGTGGAATCGGACGTACGTTCAACTCGTTTTATCCTATCCGTGCCCAGACTGGAGAAAATGATTCCGGAAACCCAGTACTGA
- the silE gene encoding silver-binding protein SilE, producing the protein MKNIVLASVLGLSLISTAWATETVNIHERVNNAQAPAHQMQSSSTPAAIQGAAPRMAGMDQHEQAIIVHETMNNGSADAHKKMAESHQKMMGTGTVNASRPATSFAAMNEHERAAVAHEFTNNGQSGPHQAMADAHRRMINAG; encoded by the coding sequence ATGAAAAATATCGTCTTAGCATCAGTGTTAGGTTTGAGCTTAATTTCTACGGCCTGGGCCACTGAAACTGTAAATATCCATGAGCGTGTCAATAATGCTCAGGCTCCGGCCCATCAGATGCAGTCTTCTTCAACTCCAGCCGCCATCCAGGGGGCAGCTCCACGGATGGCCGGTATGGATCAGCATGAACAGGCTATTATTGTTCATGAAACCATGAACAATGGTTCAGCAGATGCACATAAAAAAATGGCGGAAAGTCATCAGAAGATGATGGGAACTGGCACCGTTAACGCTTCCCGTCCGGCGACTTCGTTTGCGGCGATGAATGAACATGAAAGAGCAGCTGTTGCCCATGAATTTACGAATAACGGTCAGTCCGGCCCCCATCAGGCTATGGCTGATGCACACCGCCGCATGATCAATGCGGGCTGA
- a CDS encoding DUF305 domain-containing protein has product MKITNSLFVILMLSLPAISAEHSEMKMSDISSSASSSSSSSSQEYMSGMKGMHDKMMAAVKESDPDKAFAKGMVAHHEGAIAMAETELKYGKDPEMRKLAQDIIKAQKGEIEQMNTWLGNQK; this is encoded by the coding sequence ATGAAAATCACAAATTCGCTTTTTGTTATACTGATGTTATCCCTGCCAGCGATTTCCGCAGAACATTCAGAAATGAAAATGTCAGATATATCCTCATCGGCATCGTCATCGTCATCGTCATCGTCACAGGAATATATGTCCGGCATGAAAGGTATGCATGACAAAATGATGGCCGCTGTAAAAGAGTCCGATCCCGACAAGGCTTTTGCGAAAGGCATGGTAGCACACCATGAAGGGGCAATAGCAATGGCTGAGACCGAGCTAAAATACGGAAAAGATCCGGAAATGAGAAAGCTCGCGCAGGACATCATTAAAGCTCAAAAAGGTGAAATTGAGCAGATGAATACATGGCTTGGTAATCAAAAATAA
- a CDS encoding HNH endonuclease, whose product MIKKICEVIDGEYVCDIDISVEEWKTLLTNDKVFDTKSIAALKKWFIEPNHSCTCFDIGKKYDLHSMSANGVINGLGGRVQKELGRFEVKGVGNIASGTKFITVMKSKEIGGKPKRNLWTIREELVQAINELDFFGTTEMASSEYYSDDELINAIEKSNIFDNVQTFEYTGEAKPKKNAIEVKNGLSYPRSKGVSQNALNKAGYRCEVDSDHPTFRRRNSSLNYTEPHHIVPMSRQDAFDTSLDVEENIISLCCNCHKQIHLGQGYEDMLKEIYTARKRLLKKVGIDISLENLILYYKMESK is encoded by the coding sequence GTGATTAAAAAAATATGCGAAGTGATTGATGGAGAGTATGTCTGTGACATTGATATCAGTGTGGAAGAATGGAAAACTTTATTAACAAATGATAAAGTTTTTGACACAAAAAGTATTGCAGCGTTAAAAAAATGGTTTATTGAGCCAAATCATTCCTGCACATGCTTCGATATTGGTAAGAAGTACGACCTGCACAGCATGAGTGCTAATGGAGTCATAAACGGACTGGGTGGCAGAGTTCAAAAAGAACTTGGTAGATTCGAGGTTAAAGGTGTCGGAAATATCGCATCCGGTACAAAATTCATTACCGTAATGAAGAGTAAAGAAATCGGCGGAAAACCCAAAAGAAACTTATGGACAATTCGTGAGGAACTTGTTCAGGCAATTAACGAACTGGATTTTTTTGGTACAACAGAAATGGCCAGCAGTGAGTATTACTCTGACGATGAGTTGATCAATGCCATAGAGAAAAGTAATATCTTTGACAACGTTCAGACGTTTGAATATACAGGGGAAGCCAAACCAAAGAAAAATGCAATAGAAGTAAAAAATGGCCTCTCGTATCCCAGGAGTAAAGGCGTATCCCAAAATGCGCTGAATAAAGCAGGTTACAGATGTGAAGTCGATAGTGACCACCCAACATTCAGAAGGCGAAATTCATCCTTAAATTACACAGAACCTCATCACATTGTACCTATGTCCAGGCAAGATGCTTTTGACACATCTCTTGATGTTGAAGAAAATATCATATCTCTGTGTTGCAATTGCCATAAACAAATTCACCTTGGTCAGGGTTATGAAGATATGCTGAAAGAAATATACACTGCGCGAAAAAGGTTATTAAAAAAAGTTGGTATTGATATATCACTGGAAAACTTGATTCTTTATTACAAAATGGAAAGTAAGTGA
- the merR gene encoding Hg(II)-responsive transcriptional regulator gives MQINFENLTIGVFAKAAGVNVETIRFYQRKGLLPEPDKPYGSIRRYGEADVTRVRFVKSAQRLGFSLDEIAELLRLEDGTHCEEASGLAEHKLKDVREKMADLARMEAVLSELVCACHARKGNVSCPLIASLQDGTKLAASARGSHGVTTP, from the coding sequence ATGCAAATTAATTTTGAGAATCTGACCATTGGCGTTTTTGCCAAGGCGGCCGGGGTCAATGTGGAGACCATCCGGTTCTACCAGCGCAAGGGCCTGCTGCCGGAGCCAGACAAGCCCTATGGCAGCATTCGCCGCTATGGCGAGGCGGATGTAACACGAGTGCGGTTCGTGAAATCGGCCCAGCGGCTGGGCTTTAGCCTGGACGAAATCGCCGAGCTACTGCGGCTGGAGGATGGCACCCATTGCGAGGAAGCCAGCGGCCTGGCCGAGCACAAGCTCAAGGATGTGCGCGAGAAGATGGCCGACTTGGCACGCATGGAGGCCGTGCTGTCTGAACTGGTGTGCGCCTGCCATGCGCGGAAAGGGAACGTTTCCTGCCCGCTGATTGCGTCACTGCAAGACGGAACGAAGCTCGCTGCATCGGCGCGGGGGAGTCACGGGGTGACTACGCCTTAG
- a CDS encoding mercuric transport protein MerT, producing MSEPQNGRGALFAGGLAAILASACCLGPLVLIALGFSGAWIGNLTVLEPYRPIFIGAALVALFFAWRRIYRPAQACKPGEVCAIPQVRATYKLIFWIVAALVLVALGFPYVMPFFY from the coding sequence ATGTCTGAACCACAAAACGGGCGCGGCGCGCTCTTCGCCGGTGGGCTGGCCGCCATTCTTGCGTCGGCCTGCTGCCTGGGGCCGCTGGTTTTGATCGCCTTGGGGTTCAGCGGGGCATGGATCGGCAACCTGACGGTGCTGGAACCCTATCGCCCGATCTTCATCGGCGCAGCGCTGGTCGCGCTGTTTTTCGCCTGGCGGCGCATCTACCGCCCGGCGCAAGCCTGCAAACCGGGTGAGGTCTGCGCGATTCCCCAAGTGCGAGCTACTTACAAGCTCATTTTCTGGATCGTGGCCGCGCTGGTCCTGGTCGCGCTCGGATTTCCCTACGTCATGCCATTTTTCTATTAA
- the merP gene encoding mercury resistance system periplasmic binding protein MerP has protein sequence MKKLFAALALAAVVAPVWAATQTVTLSVPGMTCSTCPITVKKAISKVEGVSKIDVTFETREAVVTFDDAKTSVQKLTKATGDAGYPSSVKQ, from the coding sequence ATGAAAAAACTGTTTGCCGCCCTCGCCCTCGCTGCCGTTGTTGCCCCCGTGTGGGCCGCCACCCAGACCGTCACGCTGTCCGTACCGGGCATGACCTGCTCCACCTGCCCGATCACCGTCAAGAAGGCGATTTCCAAGGTCGAAGGCGTCAGCAAAATTGACGTGACCTTCGAGACACGCGAAGCGGTTGTCACGTTCGATGATGCCAAGACCAGCGTGCAGAAGCTGACCAAGGCAACCGGAGACGCGGGCTATCCGTCCAGCGTCAAGCAGTGA
- the merC gene encoding organomercurial transporter MerC, translated as MGLITRIADKAGALGSVVSAMGCAACFPAIASLGAAIGLGFLQEYEGLFISKLLPLFAVVALLANALGWLSHRQWYRSLLGMVGPAIVLAAMLLFFGNWWTANLLYVGLALMIGVSIWDLLSPANRRCELPPKHG; from the coding sequence ATGGGACTGATTACACGCATTGCCGACAAGGCTGGCGCGCTTGGCAGCGTTGTTTCCGCGATGGGATGCGCTGCCTGTTTCCCGGCTATCGCCAGCCTGGGCGCGGCCATCGGCCTTGGCTTTCTACAGGAATACGAAGGGTTGTTTATCTCCAAGCTGCTGCCGCTGTTCGCAGTCGTGGCTTTGCTGGCGAATGCACTGGGCTGGCTGAGTCATCGGCAATGGTACCGCAGCCTGCTCGGGATGGTCGGCCCAGCCATCGTGCTGGCGGCCATGCTCTTGTTTTTTGGCAATTGGTGGACGGCGAACCTCCTCTATGTCGGTCTGGCCTTGATGATCGGGGTGTCGATCTGGGATCTGCTCTCACCGGCCAACCGCCGCTGCGAACTACCACCCAAACACGGCTAA
- the merA gene encoding mercury(II) reductase, producing MYLNITGMTCDSCATHVKDALEKVPGVLSALVSYPKGSAQLATDPGTSPEALTAAVAGLGYKATPADAPSTSARGRLLGKALGWLGGGDKAGGDGDGLHVAVIGSGGAAMAAALKAVEQGANVTLIERGTIGGTCVNVGCVPSKIMIRAAHIAHLRRESPFDSGIAATVPAIDRSKLLAQQQARVDELRHAKYEGILDSNPAITVLHGEARFKDDQSLAVRLNDGGERVVAFDRCLVATGASPAVPPIPGLKESPYWTSTEALVSDTIPERLAVIGSSVVALELAQAFARLGSKVTILARSTLFFREDPAIGEAVTAAFRAEGIKVLEYTQASQVAHVDGEFVLTTGYGEIRADQLLVATGRAPNTRSLALEAAGVAANAQGAIVIDKGMRTSTPHIYAAGDCTDQPQFVYVAAAAGTRAAINMTGGDAALDLTAMPAVVFTDPQVATVGYSEAEAHHDGIETDSRTLTLDNVPRALANFDTRGFIKLVIEEGSGRLIGVQAVAPEAGELIQTAVLAIRNRMTVQELADQLFPYLTMVEGLKLAAQTFSKDVKQLSCCAG from the coding sequence ATGTATTTGAATATCACCGGAATGACCTGCGACTCGTGCGCGACACATGTCAAGGACGCCCTGGAGAAAGTGCCGGGCGTGCTGTCGGCGCTCGTGTCCTACCCGAAAGGCTCCGCGCAACTCGCCACCGATCCCGGCACCTCGCCAGAGGCGCTGACCGCCGCTGTGGCCGGCCTCGGCTACAAGGCCACACCCGCCGATGCCCCATCCACTTCAGCGCGGGGCAGACTGCTTGGCAAGGCGCTGGGATGGCTGGGCGGTGGCGACAAGGCTGGTGGTGATGGGGACGGACTGCACGTCGCCGTTATTGGCAGCGGCGGAGCCGCGATGGCGGCGGCGCTGAAGGCCGTCGAGCAAGGTGCGAACGTCACGCTGATCGAGCGCGGCACCATCGGCGGTACTTGCGTCAATGTCGGCTGCGTGCCGTCCAAGATCATGATCCGCGCTGCCCATATCGCCCATTTGCGCCGTGAAAGCCCATTCGACAGTGGCATCGCGGCGACTGTGCCTGCGATTGATCGCAGCAAACTACTGGCCCAGCAGCAGGCGCGCGTCGATGAGCTGCGCCACGCCAAGTACGAAGGCATCCTGGACAGCAACCCGGCCATCACCGTGCTGCATGGTGAAGCGCGTTTCAAGGACGACCAGAGCCTTGCCGTCCGTTTAAACGATGGCGGCGAGCGTGTGGTGGCGTTCGACCGCTGCCTGGTCGCCACGGGTGCCAGCCCGGCCGTGCCGCCGATTCCGGGCCTGAAAGAGTCACCCTACTGGACTTCCACCGAGGCCCTGGTCAGCGACACCATTCCCGAGCGCCTGGCCGTGATCGGCTCGTCTGTGGTGGCGCTGGAACTGGCGCAAGCCTTTGCCCGGCTGGGCAGCAAAGTGACGATCCTGGCACGCAGCACGCTGTTCTTCCGCGAAGACCCGGCCATCGGCGAGGCCGTTACAGCCGCGTTCCGTGCCGAAGGGATCAAGGTATTGGAATACACGCAAGCCAGCCAGGTCGCGCATGTGGACGGCGAATTCGTGCTGACCACCGGGTACGGTGAAATACGCGCCGACCAGCTGCTGGTCGCCACTGGCAGGGCACCGAACACGCGCAGCCTGGCATTGGAAGCGGCGGGAGTCGCTGCCAATGCGCAGGGGGCCATCGTCATCGACAAGGGCATGCGCACCAGTACGCCACACATTTATGCGGCTGGCGACTGCACCGACCAGCCTCAGTTCGTCTATGTGGCGGCAGCGGCCGGCACCCGTGCTGCGATCAACATGACTGGCGGCGATGCGGCCCTGGACCTGACCGCAATGCCGGCCGTGGTGTTCACCGACCCGCAGGTCGCCACCGTGGGCTACAGCGAGGCGGAAGCACATCACGACGGGATCGAGACCGACAGTCGCACCTTGACCTTGGACAACGTGCCGCGTGCGCTTGCCAACTTCGACACACGCGGCTTCATCAAGCTGGTCATCGAGGAAGGTAGCGGACGGCTCATCGGCGTGCAAGCGGTGGCCCCGGAAGCGGGTGAACTGATCCAGACGGCGGTGCTCGCCATTCGCAACCGTATGACCGTGCAGGAACTGGCCGACCAATTGTTCCCCTACCTGACCATGGTCGAAGGGCTGAAGCTCGCGGCGCAGACCTTCAGCAAGGACGTGAAGCAGCTTTCGTGCTGCGCCGGATGA
- the merD gene encoding mercury resistance co-regulator MerD, with product MSAYTVSRLALDAGVSVHIVRDYLLRGLLRPVACTTGGYGLFDDTALQRLRFVRAAFEAGIGLDALARLCRALDAADGDGASAQLAVLRQLVERRREALASLEMQLAAMPTEPAQHAESLP from the coding sequence ATGAGCGCCTACACAGTGTCCCGGCTGGCCCTTGATGCCGGGGTGAGCGTGCATATCGTGCGCGACTACCTGCTGCGCGGATTGCTACGGCCGGTCGCGTGCACCACGGGCGGCTACGGCTTGTTCGATGACACCGCGTTGCAACGGCTGCGCTTTGTACGGGCTGCCTTCGAAGCGGGTATCGGCCTGGACGCACTGGCGCGGCTGTGCCGGGCGCTGGATGCTGCGGACGGTGACGGTGCGTCTGCGCAGCTTGCCGTGTTGCGGCAACTCGTCGAGCGTCGGCGCGAGGCCCTGGCCAGCCTCGAAATGCAACTGGCCGCCATGCCAACCGAACCGGCACAGCACGCGGAGAGTCTGCCATGA
- the merE gene encoding broad-spectrum mercury transporter MerE, translated as MNSPEHLPSETHKPITGYLWGALAVLTCPCHLPILAIVLAGTTAGAFIGEHWGIAALTLTGLFVLSVTRLLRAFKGRS; from the coding sequence ATGAACAGCCCAGAGCACTTGCCGTCTGAGACGCACAAACCGATCACCGGCTACTTGTGGGGCGCGCTGGCCGTGCTCACCTGTCCCTGCCATTTGCCGATTCTCGCCATTGTGCTAGCCGGCACGACGGCCGGCGCGTTCATCGGGGAGCACTGGGGTATTGCAGCCCTCACGCTGACCGGCTTGTTTGTCCTGTCTGTGACGCGGCTGCTGCGGGCCTTCAAGGGAAGATCATGA